In Equus caballus isolate H_3958 breed thoroughbred chromosome 7, TB-T2T, whole genome shotgun sequence, one DNA window encodes the following:
- the OR2D3 gene encoding olfactory receptor 2D3 → MGEENQSFVAEFIFLGLSQDWQTQILLFVLFLSIYLLTVLGNLLIIILIFVDSQLHTPMYFFLRNLSFADLCFSTSIVPQLLVHFMVKKKTISFLGCMTQIIVFLLVGCTECALLAVMSYDRYVAVCKPLHYSTIMTQQMCLQLTIGSWVSGALVSLVDTTFTFQLPYGGQNIINHYFCEPPALLKLASADTYSTEMAIFAMGVLILLAPVSLILVSYWNIISTVIQMQSGEGTLKAFSTCGSHLIVVVLFYGSGIFTYMRPNSKTTKEQDKMISVFYTVVTPMLNPIIYSLKNKDVKRALRKLAGRKSFSQRQ, encoded by the coding sequence ATGGGAGAAGAAAACCAAAGCTTCGTGGCTGAGTTTATCTTCCTTGGCCTTTCACAGGACTGGCAGACCCAGATCCTGctatttgttcttttcctcagCATTTATCTGTTGACCGTGCTTGGGAACCTACTCATCATCATTCTCATCTTTGTGGATTCTCAACTTCACACGCCCATGTacttttttcttagaaatctCTCTTTCGCAGATCTCTGTTTCTCTACTAGCATTGTCCCTCAACTGTTGGTCCACTTCATGgtaaagaagaaaactatttcttttttggggtgtaTGACACAGATAATTGTCTTCCTTCTGGTTGGGTGTACAGAATGTGCACTGCTGGCAGTGATGTCTTATGACCGGTATGTGGCGGTCTGCAAGCCCCTGCACTACTCCACCATCATGACCCAACAGATGTGTCTCCAGTTGACCATAGGATCCTGGGTCAGTGGGGCACTAGTGTCTCTGGTGGACACCACCTTTACTTTCCAACTTCCCTATGGAGGGCAGAACATTATCAATCACTACTTTTGTGAACCTCCTGCCCTCCTGAAGCTGGCTTCAGCAGATACCTACAGCACAGAAATGGCAATCTTTGCAATGGGTGTGCTCATCCTGCTCGCTCCTGTCTCCCTGATCCTTGTCTCCTACTGGAATATTATCTCCACTGTGATCCAGATGCAGTCTGGGGAGGGTACGCTtaaggccttctccacctgtggctcccaTCTCATTGTTGTTGTCCTCTTCTATGGGTCAGGAATATTCACCTACATGCGGCCAAACTCCAAGACTACAAAAGAGCAAGATAAGATGATATCTGTGTTCTATACAGTGGTGACTCCAATGTTGAACCCTATAATTTACAGCCTGAAAAACAAGGATGTCAAAAGAGCTCTTAGGAAACTAGCTGGAAGAAAGTCCTTTTCACAGAGACAGTGA